In Peromyscus leucopus breed LL Stock chromosome 16_21, UCI_PerLeu_2.1, whole genome shotgun sequence, a single genomic region encodes these proteins:
- the Pou3f3 gene encoding LOW QUALITY PROTEIN: POU domain, class 3, transcription factor 3 (The sequence of the model RefSeq protein was modified relative to this genomic sequence to represent the inferred CDS: inserted 2 bases in 2 codons), which translates to MATAASNPYLPGNSLLTAGSIVHSDAAGAGGGGGGGGGGGXGGGGGGMQPGSAAVTSGAYRGDPSSVKMVQSDFMQGXMAASNGGHMLSHAHQWVTALPHAAAAAAAAAAAAVEASSPWSGSAVGMAGSPQQPPQPPPPPPQGPDVKGGAGREDLHAGTALHHRGPPHLGPPPPPPHQGHPGGWGAAAAAAAAAAAAAAAAHLPSMAGGQQPPPQSLLYSQPGGFTVNGMLSAPPGPGGGGGGAGGGAQSLVHPGLVRGDTPELAEHHHHHHHHAHPHPPHPHHAQGPPHHGGGGAGPGLNSHDPHSDEDTPTSDDLEQFAKQFKQRRIKLGFTQADVGLALGTLYGNVFSQTTICRFEALQLSFKNMCKLKPLLNKWLEEADSSTGSPTSIDKIAAQGRKRKKRTSIEVSVKGALESHFLKCPKPSAQEITNLADSLQLEKEVVRVWFCNRRQKEKRMTPPGIQQQTPDDVYSQVGTVSADTPPPHHGLQTSVQ; encoded by the exons ATGGCCACGGCGGCTTCTAACCCCTACCTGCCGGGGAACAGCCTGCTCACGGCCGGCTCCATTGTGCACTCGGACGCGGCCGGGGCGGGCGGTGGCggagggggcggcggcggcggcg gcgggggcggcggcggtggcatgCAGCCCGGGAGCGCCGCTGTGACCTCGGGCGCCTACCGGGGGGACCCGTCCTCGGTCAAGATGGTCCAGAGCGACTTCATGCAGG CCATGGCCGCCAGCAACGGCGGCCATATGCTGAGCCACGCGCACCAGTGGGTCACCGCCCTGCCCcacgctgccgccgccgccgccgctgccgccgccgccgccgtggaAGCCAGCTCGCCGTGGTCGGGCAGCGCGGTGGGCATGGCCGGCAGCCCACAGcagccgccgcagccgccgccgccgccgccgcagggcCCCGACGTGAAGGGTGGCGCTGGGCGCGAAGACCTGCACGCCGGCACCGCGCTGCACCACCGCGGGCCTCCGCATCTCgggcccccgccgccgcccccgcacCAGGGCCACCCTGGGGGCTggggggccgccgccgccgccgccgctgccgccgccgccgccgcagccgccgctcACCTCCCGTCCATGGCGGGGGGCCAGCAGCCGCCGCCGCAGAGTCTGCTCTACTCCCAGCCTGGAGGTTTCACGGTGAACGGCATGCTCAGCGCGCCCCCGGGAcccggaggcggcggcggcggcgcgggcggTGGAGCCCAGAGCCTCGTGCACCCGGGGCTAGTGCGCGGGGACACGCCCGAGCTGGCcgagcatcaccaccaccatcaccaccacgcTCACCCGCACCCGCCGCACCCGCACCACGCGCAGGGACCCCCGCAtcacggcggcggcggcgcggggccGGGACTCAACAGCCACGACCCGCACTCGGACGAGGACACGCCGACGTCTGACGACCTGGAGCAGTTCGCCAAGCAGTTCAAGCAGCGGCGCATCAAGCTGGGCTTCACCCAGGCCGACGTGGGGCTGGCTCTGGGCACGCTCTACGGCAACGTGTTCTCGCAGACCACCATCTGTCGCTTCGAGGCCCTGCAGCTCAGTTTCAAGAACATGTGCAAGCTCAAGCCGCTGCTGAACAAGTGGCTGGAGGAGGCGGACTCGAGCACCGGCAGCCCCACGAGCATCGACAAGATCGCGGCCCAGGGCCGCAAGCGCAAGAAGCGGACCTCCATCGAGGTGAGCGTCAAAGGCGCGCTCGAGAGCCACTTCCTCAAGTGCCCTAAACCCTCGGCGCAGGAAATCACCAACCTGGCCGACAGCCTGCAGCTGGAAAAGGAGGTCGTGCGGGTCTGGTTCTGCAACCGGCGCCAAAAAGAGAAACGCATGACGCCCCCGGGCATCCAGCAGCAGACGCCGGACGATGTCTACTCGCAGGTGGGTACCGTGAGCGCTGACACACCGCCGCCGCACCACGGGCTGCAGACCAGCGTGCAGTGA